From the Cryptomeria japonica chromosome 2, Sugi_1.0, whole genome shotgun sequence genome, one window contains:
- the LOC131865075 gene encoding uncharacterized protein LOC131865075, with product MFKDTDDWVKKCDIYQQFKGKVQLAALPLKLVIIEEPFQQWGLDFIGLIHPHSSANHTHILLDTNYFTKWVEVVLVKQTSSEVVCDFIKQNILVRYGVLHNIVTDNATNFSSNEISTFCYKYEVILSHAFDYYPQGKGQAKANNKNIITILWKLVDENQRTWHKHLYEALWADITTKKRAIRLSPFEIVYGTEAKLPIPLELAFLKLQEVLENYEFKDALEKRVLYLTKMEHQREVVVDRIRDH from the coding sequence ATGTTCAAAGATACTGATGATTGGGTAAAGAAATGTGATATATACCAACAATTCAAAGGGAAAGTACAGCTTGCTGCCCTACCATTAAAACTAGTGATCATTGAAGAGCCTTTCCAacagtggggtttggatttcattggtCTTATTCATCCTCACTCCAGTGCAAATCACACTCATATCTTGTTAGATacaaattattttactaagtgggttgaagtagTCCTAGTAAAGCAAACATCATCAGAGGTGGTCTGTGACTTTATTAAGCAAAACATCTTAGTAAGATATGGAGTCCTGCATAACATTGTCACTGATAATGCTACCAATTTCTCTTCAAATGAAATATCAACTTTTTGTTATAAATATGAAGTCATTCTCTCTCATGCATTTGACTATTACCCTCAGGGAAAAGGTCAAGCTAAAGCCAACAATAAGAATATTATTACTATTCTTTGGAAGCTagttgatgaaaatcaaagaacatggCATAAACATTTGTATGAGGCATTATGGGCTGACATCACCACAAAGAAGAGAGCTATCAGGTTATCTCCTTTTGAAATAGTTTATGGAACAGAAGCAAAGCTGCCTATCCCTTTAGAGTTAGCTTTTCTCAAATTGCAGGAAGTTTTAGAGAATTATGAAttcaaagatgcattagaaaagcgAGTGTTGTATTTGAccaagatggagcatcaaagagaGGTCGTGGTCGATAGAATTAGAGACCACTAA